In Streptomyces sclerotialus, one genomic interval encodes:
- a CDS encoding LysE family translocator — protein sequence MAASSIAAFWAVSVLLVLVPGADWAYAITAGLRDRSVLPAVGGLMLGYVGLTLVVVAGVAAVVADNPPVLTTLTVLGALYLIWLGVTTLARPAAPAAPASADPAEVPAGAAPGARILKGAGISGLNPKALLLYIALLPQFAAAHTGGSSWPLAAQIGVLGLVHMANCGAVYTGVGVLARTVLRARPVVARAVTRLSGAAMIVIGALLLVERLLP from the coding sequence ATGGCTGCCAGTTCCATAGCCGCCTTCTGGGCGGTGTCCGTCCTCCTCGTCCTCGTGCCGGGCGCGGACTGGGCGTACGCCATCACCGCCGGCCTCCGCGACCGGTCCGTCCTCCCGGCGGTCGGCGGCCTGATGCTCGGCTACGTGGGGCTCACCCTCGTGGTCGTCGCCGGTGTGGCAGCCGTGGTCGCGGACAACCCTCCGGTGCTCACCACCCTGACGGTGCTCGGCGCCCTGTACCTGATCTGGCTCGGGGTCACGACCCTGGCCCGGCCCGCGGCACCCGCGGCACCCGCGTCGGCCGACCCGGCCGAGGTGCCGGCCGGTGCGGCGCCCGGGGCGCGGATCCTCAAGGGCGCCGGCATCAGCGGCCTCAACCCCAAGGCGCTGCTGCTCTACATCGCCCTGCTCCCGCAGTTCGCCGCCGCCCACACGGGCGGCAGCAGCTGGCCCCTGGCGGCCCAGATCGGCGTGCTGGGCCTGGTGCACATGGCCAACTGCGGCGCGGTCTACACGGGCGTCGGCGTACTGGCCCGCACCGTGCTGCGCGCCCGGCCCGTCGTCGCCCGCGCGGTCACCCGCCTCTCCGGCGCCGCCATGATCGTGATCGGCGCACTGCTGCTCGTGGAGCGGCTGCTCCCCTGA
- a CDS encoding PLP-dependent aminotransferase family protein produces MTTIPRTTAPKSPMAGRLGGVQSSPVRDLLALIDRPEVISFAGGLPSPELFDLDGLRRSFHDVLSPATGRRALQYSPTEGDPALRGLLARRLTVRGLPSTADDLLVTTGSQQAISLVATALLEPGDVVLVEEPTYLAALQCFRLAGATVVPVRSDEDGLDPAALREAVERHRPTLLYLVPTFANPTGRTLTGERRREVAGLAHEHGFWILEDDPYGELRYRGEALPPLSAYPGGQENSVHLGSFSKIGAPGLRLGWLRAPGELLRALTITKQATDLHTSTVDQAAVAHYLAGTDLDARVRTLRDTYLPRRDAMTKALAEVTPPGTTWSDPDGGMFLWVRLPEGTDSAALLRTALRHDVAFVPGAAFYPGEPDRATLRLSFSSYPPEGIAEGMRRFGAALAEAPSGAR; encoded by the coding sequence ATGACCACCATCCCCCGAACCACTGCCCCCAAGAGCCCGATGGCGGGCCGGCTGGGCGGCGTGCAGAGCTCCCCCGTGCGGGACCTGCTCGCGCTCATCGACCGGCCCGAGGTGATCTCCTTCGCGGGCGGCCTGCCCTCGCCCGAACTCTTCGACCTCGACGGGCTCCGGCGGTCCTTCCACGACGTCCTCTCGCCGGCCACGGGACGCCGCGCCCTGCAGTACTCGCCGACCGAGGGCGATCCGGCACTGCGCGGCCTGCTCGCCCGCCGGCTGACCGTGCGCGGCCTTCCGTCCACGGCCGACGACCTGCTGGTGACCACCGGCTCCCAGCAGGCCATCTCCCTCGTCGCGACCGCCCTCCTGGAGCCCGGTGACGTCGTCCTGGTCGAGGAGCCCACCTACCTCGCCGCACTCCAGTGCTTCCGGCTGGCCGGCGCCACCGTCGTGCCGGTCCGCAGCGACGAGGACGGCCTCGACCCGGCCGCCCTGCGGGAGGCCGTCGAGCGGCACCGGCCCACGCTGCTCTACCTGGTGCCGACCTTCGCCAACCCGACCGGCCGCACCCTGACCGGCGAACGGCGCCGCGAGGTGGCCGGGCTCGCCCACGAGCACGGGTTCTGGATCCTGGAGGACGATCCCTACGGCGAGCTGCGCTACCGGGGCGAGGCCCTGCCGCCGCTCAGCGCGTACCCGGGCGGCCAGGAGAACTCGGTCCACCTGGGCAGCTTCTCCAAGATCGGCGCGCCCGGCCTGCGCCTCGGCTGGCTGCGCGCCCCCGGGGAACTGCTGCGCGCCCTCACCATCACCAAGCAGGCCACGGACCTGCACACCTCCACCGTCGACCAGGCCGCGGTGGCGCACTACCTGGCCGGGACCGACCTCGACGCCCGGGTGCGCACCCTCCGGGACACCTACCTGCCGCGCCGCGACGCCATGACGAAGGCCCTCGCCGAGGTCACGCCGCCCGGCACCACCTGGAGCGACCCCGACGGCGGCATGTTCCTCTGGGTGCGGCTGCCCGAAGGCACGGACAGCGCCGCACTGTTGCGGACGGCGCTCCGGCACGACGTGGCCTTCGTGCCCGGCGCCGCCTTCTACCCCGGCGAGCCCGACCGTGCGACGCTGCGCCTCTCCTTCAGCAGCTACCCACCGGAGGGCATCGCCGAGGGGATGCGCCGCTTCGGCGCGGCGCTGGCCGAAGCGCCTTCGGGTGCGCGCTGA
- a CDS encoding protein-tyrosine phosphatase family protein, whose protein sequence is MTGTWEHTDAGVLRLPSGRLVRGRGLRRPLPAGPSPAYGIYLLGKRPPELPWESRWLRWPDFWLPSDRAQARAALGEAWDRAGAERVEVACDGGRGRTGTALACLAVLDGVPADRAVEFVRRHYDRHAVETPWQRWYVRRFAG, encoded by the coding sequence GTGACCGGAACCTGGGAGCACACCGACGCGGGCGTGCTGCGCCTGCCCTCCGGGCGGCTGGTGCGCGGCCGGGGGCTGCGCCGGCCGCTGCCCGCCGGGCCGTCGCCCGCGTACGGCATCTATCTGCTCGGCAAGCGGCCACCGGAGCTGCCCTGGGAGTCCCGGTGGCTGCGCTGGCCGGACTTCTGGCTGCCCAGCGACCGTGCTCAGGCACGTGCGGCGCTCGGTGAGGCGTGGGACCGGGCCGGTGCCGAGCGGGTCGAGGTCGCCTGCGACGGGGGCCGCGGCCGCACGGGCACGGCCCTGGCCTGTCTCGCCGTGCTGGACGGCGTACCGGCGGACCGGGCGGTGGAGTTCGTGCGCCGCCACTACGACCGGCACGCCGTCGAAACGCCGTGGCAGCGGTGGTACGTCCGCCGCTTCGCCGGCTGA
- the adh gene encoding aldehyde dehydrogenase yields MVYAQPGTEGSVVSFEQRYDNFIGGDWVAPVKGQYFDNPSPVDGRTFTQVARSTAADVELALDAAHAAAPKWSRTSTTERANLLNKIADRIEEHLEKLAVAETWENGKPVRETLAADLPLAVDHFRYFAGAVRGQEGSISEIDADTVAYHFHEPLGVVGQIIPWNFPLLMATWKLAPALAAGNCVVIKPAEQTPASILVLIDLIADLLPPGVVNVVNGFGVEAGKPLASSPRIAKVAFTGETTTGRLIMQYASENIIPVTLELGGKSPNIFLPDVMAADDDFLDKAVEGFVMFALNQGEVCTCPSRALIHASIYDEFMARAVERTKAITSGSPLDPATMIGAQASNDQFEKILSYIDIGKKEGAELVTGGASRTVEGYEGGYYIEPTIFRGTNDMRIFQEEIFGPVVSVTTYDSVDEALKIANDTLYGLGAGVWTRDGNTAYRLGREIKAGRVWTNCYHAYPAHAAFGGYKNSGIGRENHKMMLDHYQQTKNLLVSYSAKKLGFF; encoded by the coding sequence ATGGTGTACGCGCAGCCCGGCACAGAAGGCAGCGTCGTCAGCTTCGAGCAGCGTTACGACAATTTCATCGGCGGCGACTGGGTCGCGCCGGTGAAGGGCCAGTACTTCGACAACCCCTCACCGGTGGACGGCCGGACGTTCACGCAGGTCGCGCGGTCCACCGCGGCCGACGTCGAGCTCGCGCTGGACGCCGCGCACGCGGCCGCGCCGAAGTGGAGCCGCACCTCCACCACGGAGCGCGCCAACCTCCTCAACAAGATCGCCGATCGCATCGAGGAGCACCTCGAAAAGCTCGCGGTCGCCGAGACCTGGGAGAACGGCAAGCCGGTCCGCGAGACGCTGGCCGCCGACCTGCCGCTGGCCGTGGACCACTTCCGCTACTTCGCGGGCGCCGTACGCGGCCAGGAGGGCTCGATCTCCGAGATCGACGCCGACACCGTCGCGTACCACTTCCACGAGCCGCTCGGCGTCGTCGGCCAGATCATCCCGTGGAACTTCCCGCTGCTGATGGCCACCTGGAAGCTCGCTCCCGCGCTGGCGGCCGGCAACTGCGTGGTCATCAAGCCCGCCGAGCAGACCCCGGCCAGCATCCTGGTCCTCATCGACCTGATCGCCGACCTGCTGCCGCCGGGCGTGGTCAACGTCGTCAACGGCTTCGGCGTGGAGGCCGGCAAGCCGCTGGCGTCCAGCCCGCGGATCGCCAAGGTCGCGTTCACCGGCGAGACCACCACGGGCCGCCTGATCATGCAGTACGCCAGCGAGAACATCATCCCCGTCACGCTGGAGCTGGGCGGCAAGAGCCCGAACATCTTCCTGCCCGACGTCATGGCCGCCGACGACGACTTCCTGGACAAGGCCGTCGAGGGCTTCGTGATGTTCGCACTCAACCAGGGCGAGGTGTGCACCTGCCCGTCCCGGGCGCTCATCCACGCCTCGATCTACGACGAGTTCATGGCCCGCGCCGTCGAGCGGACGAAGGCGATCACCAGCGGCAGCCCGCTGGACCCGGCGACCATGATCGGCGCGCAGGCCAGCAACGACCAGTTCGAGAAGATCCTCTCCTACATCGACATCGGCAAGAAGGAGGGCGCCGAGCTGGTCACGGGCGGTGCCTCCCGGACCGTCGAGGGCTACGAGGGCGGTTACTACATCGAGCCGACGATCTTCCGCGGCACCAACGACATGCGGATCTTCCAGGAGGAGATCTTCGGCCCGGTCGTCTCGGTGACCACGTACGACTCGGTCGACGAAGCCCTGAAGATCGCCAACGACACGCTCTACGGCCTCGGCGCCGGCGTGTGGACCCGCGACGGCAACACCGCCTACCGCCTCGGCCGCGAGATCAAGGCCGGCCGGGTGTGGACCAACTGCTACCACGCCTACCCCGCGCACGCGGCGTTCGGCGGCTACAAGAACTCCGGCATCGGCCGGGAGAACCACAAGATGATGCTCGACCACTATCAGCAGACCAAGAACCTGCTGGTCAGCTACTCGGCGAAGAAGCTCGGGTTCTTCTGA
- a CDS encoding Lrp/AsnC family transcriptional regulator: MDDLDRTILAELQEDGRLTVTELAARVGLSLSPCHRRLRELERSGAIRGYRAVVDAEAVGLKFEALVFVTMRQEDRSTVSAFEEAVADIPQVLQAQRLFGDPDYLLRIVSTDLPAFQRLYDEKLATLPGVQRLSSTLVMKHVVYERPLPA, from the coding sequence ATGGACGACTTGGACCGGACAATTCTTGCGGAGCTCCAGGAGGACGGCCGGCTCACGGTCACGGAGCTGGCGGCGCGGGTCGGGCTCAGCCTCTCGCCGTGCCACCGCCGGCTGCGTGAGCTGGAGCGCAGCGGCGCGATCCGCGGCTACCGCGCGGTCGTGGACGCCGAGGCGGTCGGGCTGAAGTTCGAGGCGCTGGTCTTCGTGACCATGCGCCAGGAGGACCGCAGCACCGTCTCCGCCTTCGAGGAGGCCGTCGCGGACATCCCTCAGGTGCTGCAGGCGCAGCGCCTCTTCGGCGACCCCGACTACCTGCTGCGCATCGTCAGCACCGACCTGCCGGCCTTCCAGCGGCTCTACGACGAGAAGCTGGCCACGCTCCCGGGCGTGCAGCGGCTCAGCTCCACCCTCGTGATGAAGCACGTGGTGTACGAGCGGCCGCTCCCGGCGTGA
- a CDS encoding DUF779 domain-containing protein: MGTRTRRVELTPAAEDLVCRLTETHGPVMFHQSGGCCDGSAPMCYPRGEFKVGAADVLLGHVSEDVPFWMSADQFAYWQHTHLTVDVVPGRGSGFSLEAPEGVRFLIRSRLLTDGELARIEAEPPLPTGADTAG; this comes from the coding sequence ATGGGGACCCGCACCCGACGTGTCGAACTGACGCCGGCCGCCGAGGATCTGGTGTGCCGGCTGACGGAGACGCACGGTCCGGTGATGTTCCACCAGTCCGGCGGCTGCTGCGACGGCAGCGCCCCGATGTGCTACCCGCGCGGTGAGTTCAAGGTCGGGGCCGCCGACGTCCTCCTCGGCCACGTCTCCGAGGACGTGCCGTTCTGGATGAGCGCCGACCAGTTCGCCTACTGGCAGCACACCCACCTCACCGTCGACGTCGTACCGGGCAGGGGCAGCGGCTTCTCGCTGGAGGCCCCCGAGGGGGTCCGCTTCCTCATCCGCTCCCGGCTGCTCACCGACGGGGAACTGGCCCGCATCGAGGCCGAGCCGCCGCTCCCCACGGGTGCCGACACCGCCGGTTGA